The window ATCTGTATTTGCATTACAGCAGTACCATGCGAACCGCCTATCAGTACCGACTACGATTAACTCGACAGCAGCAAGCCACGATCGACCGATAGCTTGAACTGTGTCGCAGGCAATACAACTAGGCAATACAACTATCGACTAGCAGAGCGGTTCAACTGGTGGGAGCAGAATCGTTGTGACGTTGCTGCCTGTCCGCTTGTTTGCCATCTGCCAGAACTGAAAGATCGCCCTGACTTTTACTCGCAGAAGCGGGATCTGGTCAACTCGAAAAAGCTGTTTCCAGAGTATGCAGAGATTCCGTCCCATACTTTGCAAGATGTTGTGAGGCGAGTTCACGAAACGTTCGAGTGCTGGCTGGGTGGTGATTGCAAGGGTAGACGTAGTGGCAAGCCTCGATAGCCAAGTCGGACAGGGAAAGAATCCCCTGCCTTGTTGCTACGCAACGCTGACGCGACTAGGCACGGGGAGAATGTCAGTAGAAGGACTAGAAGAGATTAGAGGGGGCTGAAGCCGAGCTCCCCAGCAGACTATCCCCCTCCCAACAACTGCTGGGCCCGCTGCACAAAAGCCTGCGCCGTTAAACCGTTGAAGCCCATTAACTCAGCCGGTGTGGCGGTGGTTTCCCCCCGTTTCCAGCTCAAGAAATCCCGCCGGCCAGCATAGCGCAACATCAGCGGCTCTAGCATCAAACTGGCCCCCCCTGTCACCCCAATTAAGGCATCCCCGGCAAACAGATCCCGAAACGCTGCCTCGGCAAGAAAGGTTCCATCCGGCTGGGCGCAGGTGGCCCAAGCCACATCCTCAGGGCGATACAAACGACGTGGGTTAACCACCGACACGATTCGGGATCCGATCCCTTGTGCGTTCAGCTGCTCAGCCGCCTCAAACACGGGCAGCAGGATCATATCCCCCACCACCGCAAAGACCACCGTTTGGGATCCGGGAAGTTCCTGGAGTACGGTGCAACCCTGTTCCACCGCTTGGCGAGCTTGTTTTAGGGTGGTGCGGATGGGTAGAGGGGTTTTGCTGGCAATGATCGGGATCCCTTTGTTGCAGGTGCCCAAGGCCCACTCGTAGGCGGCTTGCGTACAGTTGGCATCCGGCGGAAAGAGGGGGAAGACATTACCGTTGCGCATCATGGCCGCCAAGTAAGCCTCAATTTCTGGCCGTTGGTGGGTCCAGCCGTTGCGCCCCTGCTCCAACGCCCCAGCCGTATAGAGGGCAATGAGAGAAGGGGTGGGTCGTCGCAATTCCGCCATTGCCTGAGTTACGGTTTGCCAAATCGGGAGGCCATTGATGGCAAACGATTCATAGGAACACCACAGTGCCCGCCCGCCCAAAAGAGCTAGACCCGCCGTCAGCCCGGCACAGGCATCTTCGCTCAGGGGTTCATAGACCTGTCCCTGCGGCTGCTGGTTGTAGAGGGGATCCACGGTGGGGTGAATCACCTTCAGACCCTGGTTGATGTTGGCAATGCCAGACGCTTCGTTCCCATCGGCGTTGGAGACCAAAAAAGCGGGATCCTTTTGCCCCACTTGTACCACCATTGCGCCCATAGCCGTGGTGGAAACCTGTTTATCCCCCAGGGGAAACTCTGTAAGGGTGAGGGATCCCAGCTCCGGTAGGGGGCGGATGGATTCGGTCACCACCACCTTGGCCGCAGGACCTCCTGCTGCTCGTTCACAGTTTTGCCGCACCAACGCCCAAGCCGCCGGAGCCAAGGCCCGTGCCTGTAACGCCGCGACGATGTCCGGGTTATCGAGGGTATGGTGGCCGTAGAGATTGTGGGATTTGGAGCCCTTGGCGTGCACACCGGATCCCTTCAGTTGTTTGAGGATAAACACCGTCAGTGTTCCCCCCATTGCCGACTGGATTGCCCGTTCCATTTCGGTGAGTACCCTCTGGGCAAAGCGGATCCGCCCTTCCCATGAAAACAGGGTGCTATCCACATAAGGGCCGGGCTGCTCGGCATCATCAAACTCCTTGGCATCCACCAACACTACTTCCGCAAAGCCATTGCCCC is drawn from Thermostichus vulcanus str. 'Rupite' and contains these coding sequences:
- a CDS encoding phosphoketolase, which produces MTLAQDATTQIPAFCEGIQYFGDPWPEFEQLGQTPAVDVSTGKLTDPSSRAAAYQTLLYADALRYLVLQMTASKASGHPGGFASQAEAYAALVYLGHKNIPTEVGHHAPGFYAAMFLDGSLAGMGIHTVADLRARFREREGLLGHLSGYIPGLLAPAGPLGQGQHFAMAGALLYPDCLFPVTIGDGGLGEPYVMSSMLHFHTAFPQRTNFLPVLVWNGYSQEHHSMVSTASNAQMTEYWRGNGFAEVVLVDAKEFDDAEQPGPYVDSTLFSWEGRIRFAQRVLTEMERAIQSAMGGTLTVFILKQLKGSGVHAKGSKSHNLYGHHTLDNPDIVAALQARALAPAAWALVRQNCERAAGGPAAKVVVTESIRPLPELGSLTLTEFPLGDKQVSTTAMGAMVVQVGQKDPAFLVSNADGNEASGIANINQGLKVIHPTVDPLYNQQPQGQVYEPLSEDACAGLTAGLALLGGRALWCSYESFAINGLPIWQTVTQAMAELRRPTPSLIALYTAGALEQGRNGWTHQRPEIEAYLAAMMRNGNVFPLFPPDANCTQAAYEWALGTCNKGIPIIASKTPLPIRTTLKQARQAVEQGCTVLQELPGSQTVVFAVVGDMILLPVFEAAEQLNAQGIGSRIVSVVNPRRLYRPEDVAWATCAQPDGTFLAEAAFRDLFAGDALIGVTGGASLMLEPLMLRYAGRRDFLSWKRGETTATPAELMGFNGLTAQAFVQRAQQLLGGG